ATCACGCTGGTGGTACAGAAGGTAGGTCTCTCCTCTACCAAGCTCTGCGCCCTGAACGAGGGCGACGAGATTCACGACGTGGTGGGACCACTTGGCAACCCTACCCACATCGAGAACTTCGGCACCGTAATCTGCGCCGGTGGCGGCGTGGGCGTGGCTCCTATGCTCCCTATCATCAAGGCGCTAAAGGCCGCAGGCAACCGTGTGCTCAGCGTGATTGCAGGTAGAAGCAAAGACCTCGTCATCATGGAGGATGAGGTACGTGCATCCAGCGACGAACTCATCATCATGACCGACGACGGAAGCTACGGCGAGAAAGGTGTGGTAACCGTAGGCATCGAAAAGCTCATCAACCAGGAGCACATCGACAAGGTGTTCGCCATCGGTCCTCCTATCATGATGAAATTCTGCTGCCTCCTCACCCAGAAATACAATCTCTCTACCGATGTATCGCTCAACACCATCATGGTGGATGGCACCGGCATGTGCGGAGCCTGCCGTCTAACCATCGGCGGCAAGACCAAGTTTGTCTGCATCGACGGTCCTGAATTTGATGGCGCCCAGGTAGATTGGGATGAGATGTTCAAGCGCATGGGCACTTTCAAGGATGTGGAGCGCGAGGAGATGGAGCACTTCGAGGAACATCTGGCTACAGTGGATGCCGAGAAGAAGAAGAAGGAGACCACAGACGTGACGATGGATGTGGAACCTACCGATGCATCCATAGAAGAACTTACCGACCGTAATGCCGAGTGGCGCAAGGAGCTGCGCTCAGCAATGAAAGCCAAGGAGCGCACCGCCATCCAGCGCGTCAAGATGCCGGAGCTAGACCCAGCATATCGTGCTACCACCCGCACCGAGGAAGTGAACATCGGCTTGACCAAGGAGATGGCACTCACCGAGGCAAAGCGCTGCCTCGACTGTCCTAAGCCTACCTGCATGGAGGGCTGCCCAGTGAGCATCAACATCCCATCCTTCATCAAGAACATCGAGCGTGGCCAGTTCCTAGCCGCCGCCAAGGTTCTGAAGAACACCTCAGCCCTGCCAGCCGTTTGCGGTCGTGTTTGTCCGCAGGAGAAGCAGTGCGAGAGCAAGTGCGTACATCTCAAGATGAACGAGCCAGCCGTAGCCATCGGCTATCTGGAGCGTTTTGCAGCTGACTACGAGCGTCAGAGCGGCAATATCTCCGTACCGGAATGCGACCCGGCAAACGGCATCAAGATAGCCGTAGTAGGTTCGGGTCCTGCCGGATTGAGCTTTGCAGGCGATATGGCGAAGAAGGGATTCAGCGTCACCGTGTTCGAGGCTCTGCACGAGATAGGCGGCGTGTTGAAATATGGCATCCCGGAGTTCCGACTGCCAAATGCCATCGTGGATGTGGAGATTGAGAATCTCCAGAAGATGGGCGTAAAATTCATCACCGACTGCATCGTGGGCAAGACCATTTCCGTAAAGGATTTGGAGCAGCAGGGCTTCAAGGGCATCTTCGTAGGTTCGGGAGCCGGACTCCCTAACTTCATGAATATCCCTGGCGAGAATGCCTTGAACATCATGTCATCCAACGAGTATCTTACCCGTGTCAACCTGATGGATGCTGCCAATCCTCATACCGATACCCCTATCAACCTGGGCAAGAAGGTGGTGGTAGTAGGCGGCGGAAACACTGCTATGGACAGCTGCCGCACCGCCAAGCGTCTGGGAGCCGAGGTAACCCTGGTATATCGCCGTTCGGAGGCAGAGATGCCAGCCCGTCTCGAAGAGGTGAAGCATGCCAAGGAAGAAGGCATCAACTTCTTCACCCTGCATAACCCTAAGGAGTATGAGGCTGACGAGAAGGGTGCCGTAAAGGCTGTGGTGCTGGATGTGATGCAGCTTGGCGAGCCAGATGCCAGCGGTCGCCGTCGCCCAGAGACTACAGGCAAGACCATCACCCTGGAATGCGATCAGGTGATTGTAGCCGTGGGTGTGAGTCCTAACCCACTGGTACCTCAGAGCATCGAGGGTCTGGAACTTGGCAGAAAGAACACCATCGCCGTGAATGACGAAATGCAGAGTTCCATCGGGCAGATTTATGCCGGAGGCGATATCGTGCGAGGTGGTGCCACCGTGATTCTCGCCATGGGAGATGGACGGAAGGCTGCACTCAACATGAGCAAGAAGCTTTTGGAGAAATAAACTCTGAAGCCAGTCTGAATCAGATTTGATTATATAAACCGAGAGGGTGTATCAAAAGCCTTGATGGCTTTCAGATGCACCCTCTCATTTTGCGGAAAACAAAACTGTTATTGTTATTGTTATCATCTTCGCTGATTCCGCTGAGGAATGACGTGAAACTGCAATTGATAACAATAACAATAACAGTTTTAAATTCCGCTCCATCACCCTAGCGGAAAAGAAGTAAGAATTAAAGTTATATATTATATATATTTATATATAATATATAAAATTTCCTTACACCTTTTTCTTCCCTCGGAAAATAAAACTGTTATTGTTATTGTTATCAAACGATGCTTGTTCTCTCTTACAAAACTATGTTTCTTAGCACAAAAGACTATGTTTCTCAGCACACAAAATTGCGAGTTAGCTTTATTAACATAAAGCTCTAAAGCAGCCAAAGGAGAATAAGAGAGGTTGGAACGTAAACAGTTGGGAATGAGCAGATTTGCACAAAGTTGCCAAATCGACATAAAGCAAGCGAGCGAGGAATATTGAAGTAGTTCAGTTACTAAATCGTGAGCCACAGTTACCTATGCAAAGCAGGTAACAATGCGGAAAGGCAACTTTGGGCATTAACGGATTTTATTGCGCTGATTCTCAATGTTTTGCGTATCAAGGAACGCTTACAAAATGATTATATTTGCACACTCAAAATGTAAGCGTTATGAAAATCGAAAAATTCAAGGTGTTGCTCTACCTGAAAAAGAGCGGAATGGACAAGAATGGAAAAGCTCCCATCATGGGACGCATCACGGTGAACAGGACTATGGCGCAGTTCTCCTGCAAGTTGTCTTGCACTCCATCGCTTTGGAATTCTCGTGCCAGCCGATTGGAGGGCAAGAGCAAGGAAGCCGTGGAAACCAACAAGGACATCGGGCAGTTGTTGCTTTCCATCCAAAAGGCTTTCGATGTGCTTGTGGAAAAGAGAACGGACTTCGAGGCTAAGGATGTCAAGGAGGCCTTGCAGGGCAGCGTCAAGACACAGACCACCCTTCTCTCCTTCGTGGACGAGCATATCAGTGAACTCAGCACCCATGAGGGCATCGATATGTCGAAGAGCAGTGTCTGGACTTACAGAAAGATTCGCAAGAATCTCGCTGAGTTCATCGGGGAGAAGTATAGGTTGACTGATTTGGCTTTCGGACAGCTGACCGAGCCTTTCATCAGTGACTTTCACCATTACCTGCTTGACGAGAAAGGCTTTTCATCAGGAACCATCACCATCTATGTGTCGCTCTTCAAGAAGATGTGCCGCATCGCCTTTGAGCGAGGCCTGTGCAAGAACCTGCTGTTCGCCCATTATCGGGTTGGCACTCCAAGGGTTATGACACCCAAGGCTCTCAGCATGTCTGATTTCATAAAAATCCGTGATGTGGAACTGCCCGAAGACAAGCCGAGACTATCCGTTAGCCGTGACCTGTTTCTTTTCGCCTGCTATGCAGGAACAGCCTTCATAGACACCGTTTCCATCACGAAAGCCAATGTCAAGGTGTTGGAGGATGGTGACAAATGGCTCATCTATAACCGCAAGAAGACCGGAACACTTGCCAGGGTGAAACTCCTGCCCGAAGCGTTGGAGTTGATGGCGAAATACGAGGACGAGGCAAGAGATACCCTTTTTCCATTGCTGAGCACGAATCGTGTTCGTATCGATCTCATCACCATCTGCAAGTTGGCGGAAACGAGCAAGACCTATTCCTACCATTCGGGACGACACTCGTTCGCCAGCCTCATTACGCTGGAGGCAGGTGTGCCGATGGAGACCATCTGCAAGATGCTCGGTCACAAGGATGTGAAGATGACGCAGCGGTATGCGAGAGTGACCCAAAAGAAGCTGTTTGAGGACATGGACAAGTTCATCGCTGCAACCGAGAAGGACTTCGTTCTCGCATTATGAACAGGGCTTTCAACTTTTCTTTTTACAGTTCAACCACATTATTATATTATAAGGACAACAACTATGAGCAGAAGTACATTTTCAATTTTGCCTTACATCAACAGACAGAAGGTGAAGGCAGACGGAACAGCCAACATACTTTGCCGCATCACCGTTGACGGCAAAAGCGCAGCCATTTCCACAGGCATATCCTGTACCCCACAGGAGTGGAACGCCAAGAAGGGAGAGGTACGGAACGCAAGGGACAACGGACGATTGGCAAGTTTCCTTGCTGAGGTCAAGGATAAATACAACTCACTTCTTTCCACCAACGGCATCATCACCGTGGAAATGCTGAAGGCAGTGTTGAAGGACAAGGACACGACAGGAAGGTTCTTGCTGAACTTTGGTGATACCATCGTAGAATGGTATCGAACCGCAAAAGCCAGACAAACCTTTCTGCACAAGCGGACATGGCAGAAGAACCTGAGAGACTTTGTCCATTCGTTGGATAAGGACGACATCGCCTTTGAGGACATAGACGAGAATTTCGGGGAGGAATACAAGCTATTCCTGAAACGAGACCAGGGACGTATCGACAGCTACGTGAACCATTGCCTTCTCTGGCTGAACATGTTGATGTACAAGGCAGTGGACAGGAGCATTATCCGCTTCAATCCCATAGTCAAGATAGGGTATGAGAAGAAGGCAGCCCCGAAGATGACCCATATCAGCAAGGCAGACTTCATCAAGATGCTCTCTACCCCGATGGCTGACGAGCGAACGGAGCTTGCACGCAGATGTTTCATTTTTGCCTCGCTCACCTCCTTATCCTATATAGATGTAAAGAAACTGTACCCTCGCCATATCAGTGAGAACTCCGAGGGTAGGAAGTTCATCCGCAAGGAAAGAGAGAAGACAGGCGTGGAGTTCTTCGTGCCACTCCATCCGATAGCCGAGAAGATTCTTTCGCTCTACAATACCACGGACGACAGCAAGCCTGTTTTTCCACTGGGTGAGAAGAAAGACATCTATCTTGATGTGCATACCCTTGGAATGGTGCTTGGCATAAGTAATAAGTTGGGATTCCACGCCAGCCGCCATACATTCGGAGTCTTGATGCTCAACGAGGACATTCCCATCGGCAGCATAGCCAAGATGATGGGACACGCAGACATTACAAGCACACAGGTCTATGCGCAGGTGACGGAGCAGAAGATTTCAAATGACATGGATAAGCTTATTGCCAAGCGAGAAAGGAACAAAAATCCAATGGCATAGACCTGCCATAAAGCAACGTTCCTTGGAGGCTTTGCGCCTCCAGCCACTTGGGCGAACCTCCGCAGTGTGTTTTAGCATGGTATTAGATTTATACAGGTAACACAAATGATACCCGGCAAACACGAACAACTCGGTATAGCCAATAAAACGAGGCGACAACCTATAACAGCCACACTCGGTAAGTTATACGTTGTCGCCTTGTTCATTTCACACACTCATCAAGGACATTCTCCTACACACCTTTCATTCTGTACGCCTCACGATAGTTAGCCATCAGAATCTTCTGAATGTCGGACTCGCGGTAGAGTATCTTTCCGCCAAGCTGGATATACGGGATGACACCGTTGTTTCGGTAGTCCTGCAGGGTTCTTCGGCTCAGTTGCAGCCTGGCGCAAAGCTCCTTGTCCGTCATGAAGCGCTCACCGTCAAGCATGGGGCGGTAGTTCATCACGGCACGTTCAAAATTGTCAACCATTCGGTTGAGGTGGTTCACGATGTGGTTCATCCACTCGCTGTTTTTTGTCATTACTTCATTGCTCATAGTTGTCTCGTTTTATTGTTGATACTTACGTTACTCGGTTTACTTGCTGCTTTGGATTAAGTGGCTGTTGTATATTGACAGCCTAACCTGTGCGCTTGCGAAAGCGCATGTCCTTTTTCTTGTCCTCCACTACCGCTACGATAGCCATCACGTCCTCCGGCTTGTAGTAGGTCTTGTGGCTGATTTGCGTATAAGCCAAAGTTCCGTTGTCCCGAAGCGTCTGCACTGTCCGTGGGCAGATGTTGAGCGTCTGACACACGTCCTGCGTGTCGAGCCACTTGTTCATGGTCTTGTCCTCACTGCGCTCACGGATTCTGTCCATGCGCTTCACGAAGTTCTCCAACTGGGCATCAAGATAGTTGAATGCCTCTTCCTCGAATACGATGAATCCCATACTTTTCTTTTTTCTAAGTTAATACTATGTTTATGTCGCAAAGCTCCACGCATATGCAGTGCTCCACGTTTGTGAGTGCAAAGATAAGGCACGGCAATCTAAAAACAAGCGTTTTCAATTTCTGTGGCAGTATGTTGCCAGGGTTTGCCGACTTCAACGCCAAAAACAACAAGAAAAACTTGCACGACTGCAACGAATACATGAACAATGATGAGTTGAGAAATACGTTGAAGTTCTCACAACTATCTCGGTATGCAAATAAGCAAGCCACAACTAAATTGCCACGTTACACCCAATCAGTTGCATGGCTGCACTCAGTACACTTACTTTGCACCCGACAATCGGTCAATGGTGCAAACCGTGACCACTATACTAACAAATAAAACAGCATAAGCTATGGCAAGAACAAAAGAAACGAAAATGTCTCCTGAACAGCAGGAGAAAATGACACAGGAGGTGGTGGCTTCGCTTCAATCATCCACTTATGGTAAAGACTATGCCCAAGAACATAGCTCTTTCTTTGAAGAGGTGGAGAACTCCGATTTAGAAGTTGTGACAGAGAATGTGGCTGCAACAACCTCCTGTATGGAGGACGAGCTAACAAACGAGGCTCAATCGCCACCGAATCCGCAGAAGCGCATCAGTGGCAAGCAGCGCAAGGCGACATTGGAGGAGTATCAGCAGACCTTCCTCCAGGTTCCAAGGATTGACGACCGCAAGCCAGTCTTCGTCAGTTCCGATGTACGAGACCGTCTTGATCGTGTCGTCCGCATCCTCGGAGGGAGACGCATGAGCGTATCGGGCATCATCGAGAACATCGTGCGCCACCACCTAAGCCTTTATGAAGAGGACTTCGAGGCTTGGCGCAAATTGTGAGAATTAAGGTCTGCGACCTTGGACGTGGATAGCTGAAAGGCTGTAGTTCCAACTAACGTGTTATGAGAGGGAGCGAGGTTATGTTTTGGGAACCCCAAAACGCCTCGCTCCACCATGAGGGCGGAGGAATTTTGC
The Segatella copri DNA segment above includes these coding regions:
- a CDS encoding bifunctional dihydroorotate dehydrogenase B NAD binding subunit/NADPH-dependent glutamate synthase, translating into MNKIIKKIQYSEKVFRFDVEAPLIAKSRKAGNFVIIRVDNNSERMPLTIADADIEKGTITLVVQKVGLSSTKLCALNEGDEIHDVVGPLGNPTHIENFGTVICAGGGVGVAPMLPIIKALKAAGNRVLSVIAGRSKDLVIMEDEVRASSDELIIMTDDGSYGEKGVVTVGIEKLINQEHIDKVFAIGPPIMMKFCCLLTQKYNLSTDVSLNTIMVDGTGMCGACRLTIGGKTKFVCIDGPEFDGAQVDWDEMFKRMGTFKDVEREEMEHFEEHLATVDAEKKKKETTDVTMDVEPTDASIEELTDRNAEWRKELRSAMKAKERTAIQRVKMPELDPAYRATTRTEEVNIGLTKEMALTEAKRCLDCPKPTCMEGCPVSINIPSFIKNIERGQFLAAAKVLKNTSALPAVCGRVCPQEKQCESKCVHLKMNEPAVAIGYLERFAADYERQSGNISVPECDPANGIKIAVVGSGPAGLSFAGDMAKKGFSVTVFEALHEIGGVLKYGIPEFRLPNAIVDVEIENLQKMGVKFITDCIVGKTISVKDLEQQGFKGIFVGSGAGLPNFMNIPGENALNIMSSNEYLTRVNLMDAANPHTDTPINLGKKVVVVGGGNTAMDSCRTAKRLGAEVTLVYRRSEAEMPARLEEVKHAKEEGINFFTLHNPKEYEADEKGAVKAVVLDVMQLGEPDASGRRRPETTGKTITLECDQVIVAVGVSPNPLVPQSIEGLELGRKNTIAVNDEMQSSIGQIYAGGDIVRGGATVILAMGDGRKAALNMSKKLLEK
- a CDS encoding site-specific integrase, translated to MKIEKFKVLLYLKKSGMDKNGKAPIMGRITVNRTMAQFSCKLSCTPSLWNSRASRLEGKSKEAVETNKDIGQLLLSIQKAFDVLVEKRTDFEAKDVKEALQGSVKTQTTLLSFVDEHISELSTHEGIDMSKSSVWTYRKIRKNLAEFIGEKYRLTDLAFGQLTEPFISDFHHYLLDEKGFSSGTITIYVSLFKKMCRIAFERGLCKNLLFAHYRVGTPRVMTPKALSMSDFIKIRDVELPEDKPRLSVSRDLFLFACYAGTAFIDTVSITKANVKVLEDGDKWLIYNRKKTGTLARVKLLPEALELMAKYEDEARDTLFPLLSTNRVRIDLITICKLAETSKTYSYHSGRHSFASLITLEAGVPMETICKMLGHKDVKMTQRYARVTQKKLFEDMDKFIAATEKDFVLAL
- a CDS encoding site-specific integrase — translated: MSRSTFSILPYINRQKVKADGTANILCRITVDGKSAAISTGISCTPQEWNAKKGEVRNARDNGRLASFLAEVKDKYNSLLSTNGIITVEMLKAVLKDKDTTGRFLLNFGDTIVEWYRTAKARQTFLHKRTWQKNLRDFVHSLDKDDIAFEDIDENFGEEYKLFLKRDQGRIDSYVNHCLLWLNMLMYKAVDRSIIRFNPIVKIGYEKKAAPKMTHISKADFIKMLSTPMADERTELARRCFIFASLTSLSYIDVKKLYPRHISENSEGRKFIRKEREKTGVEFFVPLHPIAEKILSLYNTTDDSKPVFPLGEKKDIYLDVHTLGMVLGISNKLGFHASRHTFGVLMLNEDIPIGSIAKMMGHADITSTQVYAQVTEQKISNDMDKLIAKRERNKNPMA
- a CDS encoding helix-turn-helix domain-containing protein; translation: MSNEVMTKNSEWMNHIVNHLNRMVDNFERAVMNYRPMLDGERFMTDKELCARLQLSRRTLQDYRNNGVIPYIQLGGKILYRESDIQKILMANYREAYRMKGV
- a CDS encoding helix-turn-helix domain-containing protein; amino-acid sequence: MGFIVFEEEAFNYLDAQLENFVKRMDRIRERSEDKTMNKWLDTQDVCQTLNICPRTVQTLRDNGTLAYTQISHKTYYKPEDVMAIVAVVEDKKKDMRFRKRTG
- a CDS encoding DUF3408 domain-containing protein, whose protein sequence is MARTKETKMSPEQQEKMTQEVVASLQSSTYGKDYAQEHSSFFEEVENSDLEVVTENVAATTSCMEDELTNEAQSPPNPQKRISGKQRKATLEEYQQTFLQVPRIDDRKPVFVSSDVRDRLDRVVRILGGRRMSVSGIIENIVRHHLSLYEEDFEAWRKL